In Spodoptera frugiperda isolate SF20-4 chromosome 12, AGI-APGP_CSIRO_Sfru_2.0, whole genome shotgun sequence, a single window of DNA contains:
- the LOC118262785 gene encoding cytochrome P450 6B5 translates to MLFTLVFTIIILCYVLIHRNFYNKSYWKKKNVVQTNFNLMLKFVFGKQSMPEILRDIYNDHPDVLYVGTIAGTTPTLLLKHPDDVQAVLAGDFQSFHSRGIKFGPHDLLADNLLFMNDVKRWKLLRQKLSPVFTTFKLKYMFKIIEKVARDFVEVVEDDIHLRKDPFNILYTYTTASIGASVFGIDTQNNRNAMDSPFLEMTQKTLKPSLYSNIAALLANTSPRLYDFLNIKVFGEHEEFFIGAVRAVLEERQRKSIRTHDFIDLCLGLQLHGFMHDFSTNYSIEPTVEVLAAQAFFFFLAGTDTSANTMHYTLLELSNNPEVLVKVHEEIDRVFDECNEEFTYNEVEKLQYLDQCVNEAMRKYPTIGVIQRLCTKDTVLPSGVAIEKDEIVMISPFAMHRDEKYFPEPDKFDPDRFSPENVSKIPKYVFLPFGEGNRICIGVRFARLQVKAGLAWLLRRFTLGEQNCTPTFERSPFGLRSPTDKYELKLRD, encoded by the exons ATGTTGTTCACACTCGTGTTTACTATTATAATCCTGTGTTATGTGCTGATACATAGAAACTTTTATAACAAAAGTTATTGGAAGAAGAAGAATGTAGTGCAGACCAACTTCAATCTGATGTTAAAGTTCGTGTTCGGAAAGCAGTCTATGCCGGAGATATTGAGGGACATTTATAATGATCATCCTGATGTGTTATATGTGGGGACTATTGCTGGGACTACACCAACGCTCCTTCTCAAACACCCTGACGACGTCCAAGCGGTTCTAGCTGGTGATTTCCAAAGCTTCCACAGCCGCGGCATCAAATTCGGTCCACATGATCTATTAGCAGACAATCTGCTGTTCATGAATGATGTTAAAAGATGGAAGCTCTTGAGGCAAAAACTAAGTCCAGTTTTTACAACGTTCAAGTTGAAATATATGTTCAAAATCATAGAAAAGGTTGCTCGAGACTTTGTTGAAGTCGTTGAAGATGATATCCATCTGCGAAAAGACCCGTTCAACATTCTATACACATATACAACGGCATCTATCGGAGCATCAGTGTTTGGTATAGATACACAGAACAATCGGAACGCTATGGATTCACCGTTCTTGGAGATGACGCAGAAGACTCTAAAGCCATCGTTGTATTCAAATATTGCTGCTTTGCTTGCGAATACGAGCCCAAGATTATATGATTTTTTGAACATCAAAGTGTTTGGAGAGCATGAGGAATTTTTCATCGGTGCTGTTCGAGCTGTCCTAGAAGAAAGACAACGAAAATCTATTAGAACGCATGATTTTATCGACCTTTGCTTAGGCTTACAGCTCCACGGATTTATGCACGACTTTTCAACAAATTATAGTATTGAACCAACTGTAGAAGTTTTGGCTGCTCAAGCATTTTTCTTCTTCCTTGCCGGTACTGATACCTCAGCTAATACTATGCATTATACTCTTCTAGAACTTTCAAATAATCCAGAAGTGCTAGTGAAAGTGCATGAAGAGATTGATAGAGTATTTGACGAATGCAATGAAGAGTTTACTTATAATGAAGTGGAGAAGTTACAATATTTGGACCAATGTGTGAATGAAGCGATGAGGAAGTATCCCACAATAGGAGTTATACAGAGACTTTGTACTAAAGATACAGTACTGCCGTCTGGAGTAGCTATAGAGAAAGATGAAATCGTAATGATATCGCCATTTGCAATGCACAGGGATGAGAAGTATTTCCCAGAGCCTGATAAGTTTGATCCAGACAGGTTTTCTCCAGAAAATGTTTCTAAAATACCAAAATACGTGTTTTTGCCGTTTGGTGAAGGAAACCGAATTTGCATTG GTGTTCGATTTGCCCGTCTCCAAGTAAAAGCAGGACTTGCGTGGTTGTTGCGTCGCTTTACACTGGGCGAACAGAATTGTACTCCAACATTTGAAAGAAGTCCCTTCGGTCTAAGGAGCCCTACAGATAAATATGAACTAAAACTAAGAGATTAA